One part of the Thiothrix nivea DSM 5205 genome encodes these proteins:
- a CDS encoding permease — translation MFETFANLLVYQRMGLPPESHFGAALHFFVMDVAKIFVLLIVIIYLMGLLRALLSPEKVREYVRGKPKWLARTLAILLGAVTPFCSCSSVPLFIGFVEAGIPLGVTFSFLIASPMINEVAVVMLAGILGWKLAALYVLAGLAVAYVGGVVMEWCKPERWVEDYVWKIQMGKLQMAAPDTSLLGRHRYAVGEVKEIVRRIWKWVLLGIAVGALFHGYVPEAWVMEHLGGDDWYTVPLAVLLGVPLYSNATGVIPVAEAMIGKGVAMGTTLAFMMSIAALSLPEMLILRKVIHWKALGIYAAVLALAFTLVGWAFNLLALFY, via the coding sequence ATGTTTGAAACCTTCGCCAATCTGCTCGTCTACCAGCGAATGGGGCTGCCACCCGAATCTCATTTTGGCGCTGCCCTGCATTTCTTTGTCATGGACGTGGCGAAAATCTTCGTCCTGCTGATCGTCATCATTTATCTCATGGGTCTGCTGCGTGCTTTGCTCAGCCCGGAAAAAGTGCGCGAATACGTGCGCGGCAAACCCAAATGGCTGGCACGCACGCTGGCCATTCTGCTAGGGGCGGTCACTCCGTTCTGCTCCTGCTCATCCGTACCACTGTTTATCGGCTTTGTGGAAGCGGGCATTCCGTTGGGCGTAACCTTTTCCTTTCTGATTGCCAGCCCAATGATCAACGAAGTCGCGGTTGTCATGCTTGCCGGAATCCTAGGCTGGAAACTGGCAGCGTTGTACGTGTTGGCCGGTCTGGCGGTTGCCTACGTCGGTGGGGTAGTGATGGAATGGTGCAAGCCGGAGCGCTGGGTGGAAGATTACGTGTGGAAAATCCAGATGGGTAAGCTACAGATGGCAGCGCCGGATACTTCACTGTTGGGTCGTCACCGTTACGCCGTGGGTGAAGTAAAGGAAATCGTGCGCCGTATCTGGAAATGGGTGCTGCTGGGTATCGCTGTTGGTGCGCTATTCCACGGTTACGTGCCGGAAGCTTGGGTGATGGAGCATCTGGGCGGCGATGATTGGTATACCGTGCCATTGGCAGTGTTGCTGGGCGTGCCACTGTATTCCAACGCAACCGGTGTGATTCCGGTGGCGGAGGCCATGATTGGCAAGGGCGTGGCGATGGGCACGACGCTGGCGTTTATGATGAGCATCGCCGCGTTATCGCTGCCGGAAATGCTGATTTTGCGCAAGGTCATCCACTGGAAAGCACTGGGTATTTACGCCGCCGTACTGGCACTTGCCTTCACACTGGTCGGCTGGGCTTTCAACCTGCTGGCCTTATTTTATTGA
- a CDS encoding metalloregulator ArsR/SmtB family transcription factor, with amino-acid sequence MQLETFTKALADQTRLRILMLLVGKEELCVCELTQALELAQPKISRHLAILRESGLLLDRKSGLWVYYRLHPELPQWVEDIMNVLQTAGAGQEPFAADSIRLLGAERQNLVCPSCN; translated from the coding sequence ATGCAACTGGAAACCTTCACTAAAGCCCTGGCCGATCAGACCCGTTTGCGCATCCTCATGCTGTTGGTGGGCAAGGAAGAGTTGTGCGTGTGCGAACTGACGCAGGCGCTGGAACTGGCACAGCCGAAGATTTCGCGCCATCTCGCCATCCTGCGCGAAAGCGGTTTGCTATTGGATCGCAAGTCTGGGTTATGGGTTTACTACCGTCTGCATCCGGAATTGCCGCAATGGGTGGAAGATATTATGAATGTTCTGCAAACGGCTGGGGCAGGGCAGGAACCTTTCGCAGCTGACAGCATACGTCTGTTGGGTGCGGAGAGGCAGAATCTGGTTTGCCCATCATGCAACTAA
- a CDS encoding efflux transporter outer membrane subunit, which yields MYFHHQSRLLATAIILCLMLTACVPSSMIRKDKTQDDPHLEAADTNAQILWWKRFDDPLLTWLIQETLRANPDLKTAEANLRSARARRKMADASLLPNLSASASTPLEEDNSNSYNANLDAKWEADLFGSNRLSTQASAADVEVSKALLKSLKIFLAAEVASTYVDLRLTQAVREAYLQNLGSRSQAINLSQQKRQNHSLRSLEIGQAQLNQGELQAQLPALDNSIEQFQHALAVLSGMEPRAIKPYLTASRPIPGDAVNLAQTVPGHAIQRRPDLLAAEYRVKAASLRLGQAKANLKPRIELGGSFNLNDLSLDVGSIARTLLTSVSLPLFDGGKLKQNVEIRSAEYDKTLYDYRKTILIALQDMEDVYSSLQAIRRQHPQVTHNLELAQTVEKLSQRNYLAGRVNIQNLLDAQTAMLDNRKALLTLQADNTQAIITLYKAIGGAW from the coding sequence ATGTATTTTCATCATCAATCACGTTTGTTGGCAACCGCCATCATATTATGCCTCATGCTGACCGCTTGCGTGCCTTCCAGCATGATCCGCAAAGACAAAACGCAAGATGACCCCCATCTTGAAGCAGCCGACACCAACGCGCAAATCCTCTGGTGGAAAAGGTTCGATGACCCACTCCTGACTTGGCTGATCCAGGAAACACTACGGGCAAACCCGGATCTGAAGACAGCTGAAGCCAACCTGCGCAGTGCGCGCGCCAGACGGAAAATGGCTGACGCCAGCTTGCTACCCAACCTGTCAGCCAGCGCCTCCACCCCACTGGAAGAAGACAACAGCAACAGCTACAACGCTAATCTCGACGCCAAATGGGAAGCTGACCTGTTTGGCAGCAACCGCCTATCAACCCAAGCCTCCGCAGCCGATGTCGAAGTATCCAAAGCCCTGCTGAAAAGCCTGAAAATCTTTCTCGCCGCCGAAGTCGCCAGCACCTACGTCGACCTGCGCCTAACCCAGGCAGTGCGGGAAGCCTATCTGCAAAACCTCGGCTCCCGCAGCCAGGCCATCAACCTGAGCCAACAGAAACGCCAAAACCACTCACTGCGCAGCCTGGAAATCGGTCAGGCCCAACTGAACCAGGGTGAGCTGCAAGCCCAACTGCCCGCGCTGGATAACAGTATTGAGCAATTCCAACATGCGCTTGCCGTACTCAGCGGCATGGAACCACGCGCCATCAAGCCCTACCTGACGGCTTCCCGCCCCATTCCCGGCGATGCTGTGAATCTGGCACAAACGGTTCCCGGCCACGCCATCCAGCGGCGTCCCGACCTGTTGGCTGCCGAATACCGGGTCAAAGCCGCCAGCCTGCGTCTGGGCCAAGCCAAAGCCAACCTGAAACCGCGCATCGAACTGGGCGGCTCTTTCAACCTCAACGACCTTAGCCTGGATGTCGGCAGCATCGCCCGCACCCTGCTGACCTCGGTCAGCCTGCCGCTGTTTGACGGCGGCAAGCTCAAGCAGAATGTCGAAATCAGGAGCGCCGAATACGACAAGACCCTGTACGACTACCGCAAAACCATCCTGATCGCCCTGCAAGACATGGAAGACGTTTATTCCAGCCTGCAAGCCATCCGCCGACAGCACCCGCAAGTAACGCACAATCTGGAACTGGCACAAACAGTGGAAAAACTGTCGCAACGCAACTATCTGGCTGGTCGGGTCAATATCCAGAACTTGCTCGATGCCCAAACTGCCATGCTGGATAACCGCAAAGCTTTGTTAACCCTCCAGGCAGACAACACCCAGGCCATCATTACCCTGTACAAGGCCATCGGCGGCGCATGGTAG
- a CDS encoding LysR family transcriptional regulator, which yields MHLSLRQIRIFEAVAQYESYTRAAEKLHMTQPAISMQIKQLEESSGLALFERQGKRMCLTHTGRDLLHYASQVLQAYNDMLVAMEECKGIKGGHLIVSVATTANYFVTQLLAEFSRQHEGINVTLDVTNRHMLLDQLENHEPDMVIMGEPPKGYNLQSERLMDNPLVVIASPNHPFTHHKKLKLEEVMTERFIIREKGSGTRGAIERHIHRFNQVCTSTLEMRSNETIKHAVEAGLGLGIVSLHTIQPELKAGRLAVLNVEHFPIRRHWHIVMRKGKRLSPIAQEFKRFVMKEAPHYVEAGK from the coding sequence ATGCATTTGTCATTGCGCCAAATAAGGATATTCGAGGCAGTCGCCCAGTACGAAAGTTACACGCGGGCGGCAGAGAAGCTGCACATGACCCAGCCAGCCATTTCAATGCAGATCAAACAGTTGGAGGAAAGCAGCGGGCTGGCGCTGTTTGAGCGGCAGGGCAAACGTATGTGCCTGACCCACACCGGGCGCGACCTGTTGCACTATGCCAGCCAGGTATTGCAGGCGTATAACGACATGCTGGTGGCAATGGAGGAGTGCAAGGGCATCAAAGGTGGCCATCTGATTGTGTCGGTTGCCACCACAGCCAATTATTTCGTCACCCAGTTGCTGGCCGAATTTTCCCGCCAGCACGAGGGCATCAATGTCACCCTGGATGTCACCAACCGCCACATGCTGCTGGATCAGCTCGAAAATCACGAGCCGGACATGGTGATCATGGGTGAGCCACCCAAGGGCTATAATCTGCAATCCGAGCGCTTGATGGATAACCCACTGGTGGTGATTGCCTCCCCCAACCACCCATTTACCCATCACAAAAAGCTGAAGCTGGAAGAGGTAATGACCGAGCGTTTCATCATCCGTGAAAAAGGTTCCGGCACGCGCGGCGCGATTGAGCGCCATATTCACCGCTTCAACCAAGTGTGCACTTCCACCCTGGAAATGCGCAGCAACGAAACCATCAAGCACGCGGTGGAGGCCGGGTTGGGGCTGGGGATCGTTTCTTTGCACACCATCCAGCCCGAGCTAAAAGCAGGGCGGCTGGCTGTCCTCAACGTGGAACATTTCCCGATCCGCCGTCATTGGCACATCGTCATGCGCAAGGGTAAACGCCTGTCGCCGATTGCGCAGGAGTTCAAACGTTTCGTCATGAAGGAAGCGCCCCACTACGTAGAGGCAGGGAAATGA
- a CDS encoding form I ribulose bisphosphate carboxylase large subunit produces the protein MAVKNYSAGVKEYRETYWMPDYTPKDTDILACFKVTPQAGVPREEVAAAVAAESSTGTWTTVWTDLLTDLDYYKGRAYAIEDVPGDDTCFYAFIAYPIDLFEEGSVVNIMTSLVGNVFGFKALRALRLEDIRFPIAYVMTCNGPPQGIQVERDMLNKYGRPLLGCTIKPKLGLSAKNYGRACYEGLRGGLDFTKDDENVNSQPFMRWRHRFDFVMEAIHKAEAETGERKGHYLNVTAPTSDEMMKRAEYAKEIGAPIIMHDYITGGWSANTQLAQWCQDNGMLLHIHRAMHAVLDRNPHHGIHFRVLTKILRLSGGDHLHSGTVVGKLEGDRDATLGWIDIMRDSYVKEDRSRGIFFDQDWGSMPGVLPVASGGIHVWHMPALVSIFGDDSVLQFGGGTLGHPWGNAAGAAANRVAVEACVEARNMGRHLEKEGKDILTNAARHSPELAAAMETWKEIKFEFDTVDKLDVSHK, from the coding sequence ATGGCAGTTAAGAACTACAGTGCGGGCGTTAAAGAATACCGCGAAACCTACTGGATGCCGGACTACACCCCGAAAGACACCGACATCCTGGCTTGCTTCAAGGTAACACCACAGGCTGGCGTTCCACGTGAAGAAGTTGCTGCGGCGGTTGCAGCAGAATCTTCCACCGGCACCTGGACAACGGTATGGACTGACCTGCTGACCGACCTGGACTATTACAAGGGTCGCGCTTATGCAATCGAAGACGTACCGGGCGACGACACCTGTTTCTACGCATTCATCGCTTACCCGATCGACCTGTTCGAAGAAGGCTCTGTAGTTAACATCATGACCTCCCTGGTGGGTAACGTATTCGGCTTTAAAGCCCTGCGCGCCCTGCGTCTGGAAGACATCCGCTTCCCGATCGCTTACGTCATGACCTGTAATGGCCCACCACAAGGCATCCAGGTTGAACGTGACATGCTGAACAAGTATGGCCGTCCGCTGTTGGGTTGCACCATCAAGCCTAAGCTGGGTCTGTCTGCCAAGAACTATGGCCGTGCGTGCTACGAAGGTCTGCGCGGCGGTCTGGACTTCACCAAGGACGACGAAAACGTCAACTCCCAGCCATTTATGCGCTGGAGACACCGTTTCGACTTCGTTATGGAAGCGATCCACAAAGCTGAAGCCGAAACTGGCGAGCGCAAGGGTCACTACCTGAACGTAACTGCACCGACTTCTGATGAAATGATGAAGCGTGCAGAATACGCCAAGGAAATCGGCGCACCGATCATCATGCACGACTACATCACTGGCGGCTGGTCTGCAAATACTCAACTGGCGCAATGGTGTCAGGACAACGGCATGTTGCTGCACATCCACCGTGCGATGCACGCGGTTCTCGACCGTAACCCGCACCACGGTATCCACTTCCGCGTACTGACCAAGATCCTGCGTCTGTCCGGTGGTGACCACCTGCACTCCGGTACCGTTGTGGGCAAGCTGGAAGGCGACCGCGACGCGACGCTGGGCTGGATCGACATCATGCGTGACAGCTACGTCAAAGAAGACCGTTCACGTGGTATCTTCTTCGACCAAGATTGGGGTTCCATGCCAGGCGTACTGCCAGTGGCTTCCGGTGGTATCCACGTATGGCACATGCCTGCGTTGGTTAGCATCTTCGGTGACGACTCCGTACTGCAATTCGGTGGCGGCACACTGGGTCACCCATGGGGTAACGCTGCGGGTGCTGCTGCCAACCGTGTCGCGGTTGAGGCTTGCGTTGAAGCACGTAACATGGGCCGTCATCTGGAAAAAGAAGGCAAGGACATCCTCACCAATGCTGCCAGGCATAGCCCTGAACTGGCTGCGGCGATGGAAACCTGGAAAGAAATCAAGTTTGAATTCGATACCGTTGATAAGCTGGACGTTTCCCACAAGTAA
- a CDS encoding ribulose bisphosphate carboxylase small subunit, with protein sequence MSGMQDYNSSLSDAAQSRKFETFSYLPAMSDEQIRQQIQFIISKGWNPSIEHTEPENARGSYWYMWKLPMFGETSVDNILAECEACHKAHPDNHVRLLGLDNYAQCAGASMVIYRGTPA encoded by the coding sequence ATGAGCGGAATGCAAGATTACAACTCAAGCCTGAGCGATGCAGCACAGAGCCGCAAGTTTGAAACTTTCTCTTACCTGCCAGCGATGTCTGACGAGCAGATTCGTCAGCAAATCCAGTTCATCATTTCCAAGGGCTGGAACCCTTCCATTGAACACACCGAGCCAGAAAACGCCCGTGGTTCATACTGGTACATGTGGAAACTGCCAATGTTTGGTGAAACCAGCGTTGACAACATCCTCGCTGAGTGCGAAGCCTGCCACAAGGCTCACCCTGATAACCATGTACGCCTGCTGGGTCTGGACAACTACGCCCAGTGCGCCGGTGCTTCCATGGTCATCTACCGTGGCACGCCAGCATAA
- a CDS encoding CbbQ/NirQ/NorQ/GpvN family protein: MSTVDPNQYLVKNEPYYEAVGDEITLYEAAYNARMPMMLKGPTGCGKSRFVEHMAWRLKRPLITVACNEDMTASDLVGRFLLDKDGTKWQDGPLATAARIGAICYLDEVVEARQDTTVVIHPLTDHRRTLPLDKKGELIEAHPDFQLVISYNPGYQSLMKDLKQSTKQRFGALDFDYPAENIEVAIVSKESGVDQKTAGKLVQIAHRARNLKGHGLDEGISTRLLVYAGQLIGKGISPQAACTMTMVTPLTDDPDMRDTLNAAVQTFFG, encoded by the coding sequence ATGTCTACTGTAGATCCCAACCAGTATCTCGTTAAAAACGAACCTTACTACGAAGCCGTCGGCGATGAAATTACGCTGTACGAAGCTGCCTACAACGCCCGTATGCCCATGATGCTGAAAGGCCCGACCGGTTGTGGTAAATCCCGTTTCGTGGAACACATGGCCTGGCGTCTGAAGCGCCCGCTGATCACGGTTGCCTGTAACGAAGACATGACCGCCTCCGACCTGGTTGGCCGTTTCCTGCTCGATAAGGACGGTACCAAATGGCAGGATGGCCCGTTGGCCACCGCTGCCCGCATTGGTGCTATCTGCTATCTGGATGAAGTGGTGGAAGCCCGTCAGGATACCACTGTCGTCATCCACCCGCTGACCGACCACCGCCGCACCCTCCCGCTGGACAAGAAGGGGGAGCTGATCGAAGCGCACCCGGATTTCCAGCTGGTCATCTCCTACAACCCCGGCTATCAGAGCCTGATGAAGGATCTGAAGCAGTCCACCAAGCAGCGTTTCGGCGCACTGGACTTTGATTATCCGGCGGAAAATATTGAGGTTGCAATCGTTTCCAAAGAATCCGGCGTAGATCAAAAAACTGCGGGCAAGCTGGTGCAAATCGCCCACCGTGCACGTAACCTGAAAGGCCACGGTCTGGACGAAGGCATTTCCACCCGTCTGCTGGTTTACGCAGGCCAGTTGATCGGCAAAGGCATTTCTCCGCAGGCAGCATGTACCATGACCATGGTGACACCACTGACGGATGACCCGGATATGCGCGATACGCTGAACGCGGCTGTACAGACCTTCTTTGGGTAA
- a CDS encoding nitric oxide reductase activation protein NorD, with product MPIHREEYQEFLGKFSPETREVFNSTYQEATRVMSPAGLTDYLDGAKGLCKLGRGNDLVMTFLQEMPMVAKECGEDIIPDVVTAAMKLSSMVSGEVINLMLATLPNAARHLGDAELVRGYLTFIHQFSSTAARGLRPMLNHMDELLSKLTLSGLRRWANFGAQAYRRDFNNLTAYFNLESADSKATLQKERRGVLFVKTQRKLNFYLRALWARDFFLRPTGADYTDFRPYIEHRIFHMPDAVDDLGDIPGLELYRATAAHMASHLMYARAAISAEQLSPAQMFFIGFLEDARVEYKAVQAFPGLKNLWSRLLTVDYEGNVEHPTMKILEHVALMLLDASVRSGDDEINHFVDSFHANIADRQDDQHFSWLMGMELFNIFSARREVPSLRILERIRIPYRDDNRIVWEFEELTWDVGFEYVPASQRQVRKTVSVMEIANEVDCELAGDDAQEIWTCSTEMYPYEDDLENTKSFNEMWGKEPVSDPFHYHEWDYQIQLHRPDWVTVYERRQQRGDPDDIRTIVDDYRPVAHRIKQIIDLLTPEGVQRQRGLEDGDEVDINAAVDAMISIRMGEQPNPRITMRNVLKSRDLAVVVLLDLSESTNEPMKGSDKSVLQLTREASTLVATAIEGIGDPYAIHGFASDGRHDVQYYRLKDFNQHFDDEARSRLAGMKGGLSTRMGAALRHAAHHLHKQPERRKLILLVTDGEPADIDERDPQHLRFDAKKAVEELYTTGVLTYCLTLDPHADDYVKRIFGQNNYTVIDHVDRLPEQLPLLFASLTK from the coding sequence ATGCCAATTCACCGGGAAGAATATCAGGAGTTTCTGGGAAAGTTTTCACCGGAAACGCGCGAAGTCTTTAACAGCACCTATCAGGAAGCGACTCGTGTCATGTCGCCAGCGGGTCTGACCGACTATCTGGATGGAGCCAAGGGCCTGTGCAAGCTGGGACGTGGCAACGATCTGGTCATGACCTTTTTGCAGGAAATGCCGATGGTCGCCAAAGAATGCGGCGAAGACATTATTCCTGATGTCGTTACCGCCGCCATGAAACTGTCTTCCATGGTATCCGGCGAAGTCATCAACCTGATGCTGGCTACGTTGCCCAATGCTGCCCGTCACCTTGGCGATGCAGAACTGGTGCGCGGCTACCTGACCTTTATCCACCAGTTTTCATCCACCGCCGCGCGTGGTTTGCGGCCCATGCTCAACCACATGGATGAGCTGCTGTCCAAACTGACCCTGAGTGGCTTACGTCGCTGGGCAAACTTTGGCGCACAGGCTTATCGCCGTGATTTCAATAACCTGACGGCTTATTTTAATCTGGAATCTGCGGACAGCAAGGCGACCTTGCAGAAAGAGCGGCGTGGTGTGCTGTTCGTCAAGACCCAACGCAAACTGAATTTCTACCTGCGTGCCTTGTGGGCGCGTGATTTCTTCCTGCGCCCGACGGGGGCTGATTACACCGATTTCCGCCCGTACATCGAACATCGCATCTTCCACATGCCGGATGCCGTTGATGATCTGGGCGATATTCCGGGGCTGGAACTGTATCGCGCCACCGCCGCGCACATGGCTTCACACCTGATGTATGCGCGTGCCGCGATTTCGGCGGAACAGCTTAGCCCGGCACAGATGTTTTTCATCGGCTTTCTGGAAGATGCGCGGGTTGAGTACAAAGCTGTGCAGGCATTTCCGGGCCTGAAAAACCTCTGGTCACGGTTGCTGACGGTCGACTATGAAGGCAATGTCGAGCATCCGACCATGAAAATTCTGGAGCATGTGGCGCTGATGTTGCTGGATGCTTCCGTGCGTTCCGGTGATGATGAAATCAACCATTTCGTCGACAGTTTCCACGCCAATATTGCCGACCGGCAGGATGACCAGCATTTCTCCTGGCTGATGGGGATGGAGCTGTTCAACATCTTCTCCGCCCGGCGTGAAGTGCCGAGCCTGCGTATTCTGGAACGCATCCGCATTCCGTACCGCGATGACAACCGTATCGTGTGGGAATTCGAGGAACTGACCTGGGATGTCGGTTTCGAATATGTTCCGGCCAGTCAGCGGCAAGTACGTAAAACCGTCAGCGTCATGGAAATAGCCAACGAGGTCGATTGCGAACTGGCCGGTGATGATGCACAGGAAATCTGGACGTGTTCCACCGAGATGTACCCGTATGAAGACGATCTGGAAAACACCAAGAGCTTCAACGAGATGTGGGGCAAGGAACCGGTTTCCGACCCCTTCCATTACCACGAATGGGACTACCAGATTCAGTTGCACCGCCCTGATTGGGTGACGGTGTATGAGCGCCGTCAGCAACGGGGCGATCCGGATGATATTCGCACCATCGTTGACGACTACCGCCCGGTTGCACATCGTATCAAACAGATCATCGACCTGCTGACGCCGGAAGGCGTACAACGTCAGCGCGGGCTGGAAGATGGCGATGAAGTCGACATCAATGCCGCTGTTGACGCGATGATTTCCATCCGCATGGGTGAGCAGCCGAACCCGCGCATCACCATGCGTAACGTGCTGAAAAGCCGCGATCTGGCGGTGGTGGTATTGCTGGATTTGTCCGAATCCACCAACGAGCCGATGAAGGGTTCCGACAAAAGCGTGCTGCAACTGACCCGCGAAGCGTCCACGTTGGTGGCGACCGCAATTGAGGGGATTGGCGACCCGTATGCGATTCACGGTTTTGCCTCCGATGGCCGCCACGATGTGCAGTATTATCGCCTGAAAGATTTCAACCAGCACTTCGATGATGAAGCGCGTTCACGTCTGGCTGGCATGAAAGGTGGCTTGTCTACCCGTATGGGTGCGGCTTTGCGCCATGCTGCCCACCACCTGCACAAGCAACCTGAACGCCGCAAGCTGATCTTGCTGGTAACGGATGGCGAACCTGCCGACATCGACGAACGCGATCCGCAGCACCTGCGCTTTGACGCCAAGAAAGCGGTGGAAGAGCTGTATACCACGGGCGTGCTGACTTACTGCCTGACGCTTGACCCGCACGCGGATGATTACGTGAAGCGGATTTTTGGGCAAAATAACTACACGGTTATTGATCATGTGGATCGGTTGCCGGAGCAGTTGCCGTTGTTGTTTGCCAGTTTGACGAAGTAA